The genome window CTCCACCACAGACGCCTCGTTGCGTCAGGCTTTCGAACAGTATGGCGCCGTGGACTCGGCGAAAGTGGTAATCGACCGCGCAACGAACCGTTCGCGCGGGTTCGGCTTCGTCGAAATGTCGGATGACAGTGAAGGCCGGGCCGCCATCGATGCGCTTAATGGCAGCGACCTGGATGGGCGCAGCCTTCGCGTTAACGAAGCGCGGCCCCGCGAAGAGAACCGGCGCCCGATGAGACGCGAGTACCGCTAGACAAGGTGTTCCCTCACTAGAACACCGGTTGCGTCGCGATTTCTTATTGTATTAGATGCGGCTTCTGGCGGGAGCAGCCGCCTTACGCTCCGAACAGCAGGATGCGCAGGGAGGAAACCTGAGAACGGACGCCTTCCTGACGCGTGTTGCGCTGTATTTCTGGATCTTCCGGCGGCCAAGCAGCGTCGTGATGCTCGGACCGCTGAGGAGGCCATTATGGAATCTTCAACCCAGACCGCCACGTTGCGCCTGAACTGCCGGGACGCCAAGGGGATCGTCTATAACGTCTCGAAGTTCATCTTTGAACGCGGCGGCAATATCATCGACGCGCAACAGCACACGGAGGAACTGCACAACCGGTTCTTCATGCGCGTCTACTTCGACCGCGCAGGCATGACATGCACCAAACAGGAAATGCGTGAAGACCTGGAACGTCTCGCTCTGCAATTCGACATGCAGGCGGAGTGGTCCTTC of Candidatus Hydrogenedentota bacterium contains these proteins:
- a CDS encoding RNA-binding protein, translating into STTDASLRQAFEQYGAVDSAKVVIDRATNRSRGFGFVEMSDDSEGRAAIDALNGSDLDGRSLRVNEARPREENRRPMRREYR